The Pleuronectes platessa chromosome 13, fPlePla1.1, whole genome shotgun sequence genome includes a window with the following:
- the LOC128454425 gene encoding junctional sarcoplasmic reticulum protein 1 isoform X2 has protein sequence MYAARKIREEMAPASQQPRAEPKTLLREPSFPRTPSLPKTLSAQIPAQIETPWENVTLNRCLFVAITILVLTSGFQRLHETLRSQGSLQSQEEEVVGLKVRRSETLRHRGQPSEPQTSLWELMLLWLPDLDDEEDEEEEDDDVEVIRGRAKRGAMARAPRGFRNRPLPDRKLTKQRDGKLKDRRVRKARGEETKDKKKRDKEEELEEAAREEEEDQGDDEEIVPENNKRLEERERRKRLKRNHLQ, from the exons ATGTATGCTGCAAGGAAAATCAGAGAG GAAATGGCTCCAGCTTCTCAACAACCAAGGGCAGAACCCAAGACTTTACTCAGAGAACCCAGCTTCCCTAGAACAC CATCCTTGCCAAAAACCTTGTCCGCCCAAATCCCGGCCCAGATAGAAACACCGTGGGAAAACGTCACTCTGAACCGATGCCTGTTTGTGGCCATCACCATCCTCGTGCTCACCTCGGGCTTTCAGAGGCTTCATG aaacttTGCGTAGTCAGGGGAGTTTGCAAAGTCAGGAGGAAGAAGTTGTTGGACTGAAGGTGAGACGGTCAGAAACATTACGTCACAGAGGACAACCATCAGAG CCTCAGACATCTCTGTGGGAATTAATGTTATTGTGGCTGCCAGACCTTGATGacgaagaggatgaggaggaagaagatgacgATGTAGAAGTGATAAGAGGGAGAGCAAAGAGAGGAGCAATGGCACGAGCACCAAGAGGTTTCAGAAACAGGCCGCTACCAGACAGAAAGCTCACGAAGCAAAGAGATGGGAAATTAAAGGACAGGAGGGTCAGGAAAGCCAGGGGTGAAGAAAccaaagacaagaaaaaaagagataagGAGGAGGAACTCGAGGAAGCAGcgagggaagaagaggaagatcaAGGCGACGATGAGGAGATAGTACCAGAGAATAATAAAAGgttggaggaaagagagagaagaaagagactcAAAAGGAATCATCTACAGTGA
- the LOC128454425 gene encoding junctional sarcoplasmic reticulum protein 1 isoform X1: protein MEESYETLEEELGTSRADPPRHKPVRQIHRPEMYAARKIREEMAPASQQPRAEPKTLLREPSFPRTPSLPKTLSAQIPAQIETPWENVTLNRCLFVAITILVLTSGFQRLHETLRSQGSLQSQEEEVVGLKVRRSETLRHRGQPSEPQTSLWELMLLWLPDLDDEEDEEEEDDDVEVIRGRAKRGAMARAPRGFRNRPLPDRKLTKQRDGKLKDRRVRKARGEETKDKKKRDKEEELEEAAREEEEDQGDDEEIVPENNKRLEERERRKRLKRNHLQ from the exons ATGGAAGAAAGCTATGAGACATTGGAGGAGGAGTTAGGGACATCAAGAGCAGATCCTCCTCGACACAAGCCTGTTCGACAGATCCACAGACCAG AAATGTATGCTGCAAGGAAAATCAGAGAG GAAATGGCTCCAGCTTCTCAACAACCAAGGGCAGAACCCAAGACTTTACTCAGAGAACCCAGCTTCCCTAGAACAC CATCCTTGCCAAAAACCTTGTCCGCCCAAATCCCGGCCCAGATAGAAACACCGTGGGAAAACGTCACTCTGAACCGATGCCTGTTTGTGGCCATCACCATCCTCGTGCTCACCTCGGGCTTTCAGAGGCTTCATG aaacttTGCGTAGTCAGGGGAGTTTGCAAAGTCAGGAGGAAGAAGTTGTTGGACTGAAGGTGAGACGGTCAGAAACATTACGTCACAGAGGACAACCATCAGAG CCTCAGACATCTCTGTGGGAATTAATGTTATTGTGGCTGCCAGACCTTGATGacgaagaggatgaggaggaagaagatgacgATGTAGAAGTGATAAGAGGGAGAGCAAAGAGAGGAGCAATGGCACGAGCACCAAGAGGTTTCAGAAACAGGCCGCTACCAGACAGAAAGCTCACGAAGCAAAGAGATGGGAAATTAAAGGACAGGAGGGTCAGGAAAGCCAGGGGTGAAGAAAccaaagacaagaaaaaaagagataagGAGGAGGAACTCGAGGAAGCAGcgagggaagaagaggaagatcaAGGCGACGATGAGGAGATAGTACCAGAGAATAATAAAAGgttggaggaaagagagagaagaaagagactcAAAAGGAATCATCTACAGTGA